The following are from one region of the Williamwhitmania taraxaci genome:
- a CDS encoding PIN domain-containing protein, with protein sequence MNIALDTNIWIYLTKDTFFELWTKFKEMKENGEVKVLVNDIILKEWARNKPTTIKTLTNNIKNEYKSALNLSALFSDNVVAKICLS encoded by the coding sequence ATGAACATAGCATTAGACACGAATATTTGGATTTACCTCACTAAGGACACTTTTTTTGAACTTTGGACGAAATTCAAAGAGATGAAAGAAAATGGGGAAGTTAAAGTTCTTGTGAACGATATCATCCTAAAAGAATGGGCAAGAAATAAGCCGACAACAATCAAGACACTGACAAATAACATTAAGAACGAATACAAATCGGCATTAAATCTTTCGGCTCTATTCAGTGATAATGTTGTTGCAAAAATTTGCTTATCTTAG